A region from the Lolium perenne isolate Kyuss_39 chromosome 4, Kyuss_2.0, whole genome shotgun sequence genome encodes:
- the LOC127295810 gene encoding probable nucleolar protein 5-2 isoform X2, with the protein MVPIEISYSTLMGRKAKAAAAAAAAIAGTESAFGRHLSSPGSSTVRKRLRDSSENLPTHFSIPGSSTLWKRLLDSSENPPTPAGSIRHIDPSLAKEILVLFETPSGFAIFSLKYDLNQPDVMKKIWAIFVKDYRSRKHVCLEEFQKFKDKSSAFNRGTAANKELAEMILRHHRPGQALAVGKPEYKRFIETSLDVPCLFNETVMEVMWGLENLMHSLVPQEEVKLTKEDRLPICQGIKIFLNHHGFDVKPEMVNEKVLVTACILVDAELIEDTNTKTLRWAAGKLKDVSGINTNDWTNVKIVKALKIIFEPILTTLAEIEMFAPKELETLLRDEDKYDDLIIQDTILNIDLELAQASQLKKNAMRNLATLLS; encoded by the exons ATGGTGCCCATCGAAATCTCATACTCAACCTTGATGGGGCGtaaggcgaaggcggcggcggcggcggcggcggcgattgcCGGTACTGAGTCAGCCTTCGGCCGTCATCTTTCGAGCCCAGGATCATCCACGGTGAGGAAGCGGCTACGCGATTCCTCGGAAAATCTTCCTACTCATTTTTCGATCCCAGGATCATCCACGTTGTGGAAGCGGCTACTCGATTCCTCGGAAAATCCTCCTACTCCGGCGGGGTCAATACGCCACATAG ATCCCAGCTTGGCCAAGGAAATCTTGGTGCTGTTTGAGACGCCCTCTGGCTTCGCAATTTTCTCTTTGAAGTACGACCTCAACCAACCAGACGTGATGAAG AAAATCTGGGCAATCTTTGTCAAGGATTATAGGTCACGAAAG CACGTTTGCCTGGAAGAGTTTCAAAAGTTCAAGGACAAGTCCAGTGCGTTTAATCGTGGTACTGCTGCCAACAAGGAGCTTGCTGAGATGATATTGCGCCATCACCGCCCTGGTCAGGCATTGGCTGTTGGAAAACCTGAATATAAAAGATTCATTGAAACAAGCCTG GATGTGCCTTGCCTCTTCAATGAAACTGTGATGGAGGTGATGTGGGGCCTGGAGAATCTCATGCATAGTTTAGTTCCCCAAGAAGAAGTGAAGCTGACGAAGGAGGACCGCCTGCCAATATGCCAAGGAATAAAAATATTCCTGAATCATCATGGCTTTGATGTCAAACCAGAGATG GTTAATGAGAAGGTGCTTGTGACAGCATGCATATTGGTTGATGCTGAATTGATTGAAGATACAAATACTAAAACCTTGCGCTGGGCTGCTGGCAAGCTGAAGGATGTGTCTGGCATTAACACAAATGACTGGACCAATGTGAAGATAGTAAAGGCTCTGAAGATCATCTTTGAACCTATTTTAACAACTCTAGCTGAAATCGag ATGTTCGCTCCAAAAGAGTTAGAAACCTTGTTGAGGGATGAAGATAAGTATGACGACCTGATTATTCAGGACACTATCCTGAACATCGACCTTGAACTTGCGCAGGCAAGTCAGCTTAAGAAAAATGCCATGAGAAACCTGGCAACCTTGCTTAGCTAG
- the LOC127295810 gene encoding probable nucleolar protein 5-2 isoform X1 — protein sequence MVPIEISYSTLMGRKAKAAAAAAAAIAGTESAFGRHLSSPGSSTVRKRLRDSSENLPTHFSIPGSSTLWKRLLDSSENPPTPAGSIRHIDPSLAKEILVLFETPSGFAIFSLKYDLNQPDVMKKIWAIFVKDYRSRKHVCLEEFQKFKDKSSAFNRGTAANKELAEMILRHHRPGQALAVGKPEYKRFIETSLDVPCLFNETVMEVMWGLENLMHSLVPQEEVKLTKEDRLPICQGIKIFLNHHGFDVKPEMVSSQVNEKVLVTACILVDAELIEDTNTKTLRWAAGKLKDVSGINTNDWTNVKIVKALKIIFEPILTTLAEIEMFAPKELETLLRDEDKYDDLIIQDTILNIDLELAQASQLKKNAMRNLATLLS from the exons ATGGTGCCCATCGAAATCTCATACTCAACCTTGATGGGGCGtaaggcgaaggcggcggcggcggcggcggcggcgattgcCGGTACTGAGTCAGCCTTCGGCCGTCATCTTTCGAGCCCAGGATCATCCACGGTGAGGAAGCGGCTACGCGATTCCTCGGAAAATCTTCCTACTCATTTTTCGATCCCAGGATCATCCACGTTGTGGAAGCGGCTACTCGATTCCTCGGAAAATCCTCCTACTCCGGCGGGGTCAATACGCCACATAG ATCCCAGCTTGGCCAAGGAAATCTTGGTGCTGTTTGAGACGCCCTCTGGCTTCGCAATTTTCTCTTTGAAGTACGACCTCAACCAACCAGACGTGATGAAG AAAATCTGGGCAATCTTTGTCAAGGATTATAGGTCACGAAAG CACGTTTGCCTGGAAGAGTTTCAAAAGTTCAAGGACAAGTCCAGTGCGTTTAATCGTGGTACTGCTGCCAACAAGGAGCTTGCTGAGATGATATTGCGCCATCACCGCCCTGGTCAGGCATTGGCTGTTGGAAAACCTGAATATAAAAGATTCATTGAAACAAGCCTG GATGTGCCTTGCCTCTTCAATGAAACTGTGATGGAGGTGATGTGGGGCCTGGAGAATCTCATGCATAGTTTAGTTCCCCAAGAAGAAGTGAAGCTGACGAAGGAGGACCGCCTGCCAATATGCCAAGGAATAAAAATATTCCTGAATCATCATGGCTTTGATGTCAAACCAGAGATGGTTAGTTCACAG GTTAATGAGAAGGTGCTTGTGACAGCATGCATATTGGTTGATGCTGAATTGATTGAAGATACAAATACTAAAACCTTGCGCTGGGCTGCTGGCAAGCTGAAGGATGTGTCTGGCATTAACACAAATGACTGGACCAATGTGAAGATAGTAAAGGCTCTGAAGATCATCTTTGAACCTATTTTAACAACTCTAGCTGAAATCGag ATGTTCGCTCCAAAAGAGTTAGAAACCTTGTTGAGGGATGAAGATAAGTATGACGACCTGATTATTCAGGACACTATCCTGAACATCGACCTTGAACTTGCGCAGGCAAGTCAGCTTAAGAAAAATGCCATGAGAAACCTGGCAACCTTGCTTAGCTAG
- the LOC127295812 gene encoding dnaJ protein ERDJ3A has product MGIPVRTLLVASLVLSSIALDVAAKTLDPYKVLGVDKNASQRDIKKAFHKLSLKYHPDKNKDKGAQQKFEEINNAHEILSDEEKRKNYDLYGDEKGNPGIGGGHFGNHEGFTGGGPKTTYFKSGDGWQTMGGPGNGKTFSFSFGGNPGSDAGNPFGFDLGDVFSNMFGGGGSMGGNQHGGFAGSAGPGARTSSQHTNPVTIKEVTLQSFNKEIADQGISWILLFYTQQAKGRFVLESILEDVARSLDGAVRAGKINCEKEKALCKKAGVSVGKSARLFIYSYSTTEKGSLHEYSGENDAKSLKIFCQEHLPRFSRRVDISQFSFPSHALPNLPQVLLLSTKKDTPAMWRAVSGMFRNRLIFYDAEVQDVSLPLLKRLGVKNVPALIGRNINGEEQLLKDGISVKDLRSGIKELKTLLEGFEKKNKKLASNQAKKPEPMENKILLLTASNFQETCGEKASVCIIGVFKSNKAKEKLETVLSEVSHKTLIRGQRYNSGNAIAYALLDGNRQSAFLSSFDKSGYQSSDNLLLAYKPRRGKFAVHNGELTMEEAERFVASVLNGDVHLSAIRQKPVLR; this is encoded by the exons ATGGGAATCCCCGTCCGAACCCTCCTCGTCGCCTCGCTCGTCCTCAGTTCGATCGCCCTGGATGTCGCCGCCAAAACCTTAGATCCCTACAAG GTTCTTGGGGTTGACAAGAATGCCAGCCAACGGGATATTAAGAAAGCCTTTCACAA GCTTTCATTAAAATATCACCCTGACAAGAACAAAGACAAGGGTGCTCAGCAGAAATTCGAAGAGATAAATAATG CTCATGAGATTCTATCAGATGAAGAGAAGAGGAAAAACTATGATCTCTACGGTGATGAGAAAGGTAACCCAGGGATTGGTGGTGGACATTTTGGGAACCATGAGGGTTTCACTGGTGGTGGTCCCAAGACTACCTATTTCAAATCCGGCGATGGATGGCAGACAATGGGTGGTCCGGGAAATGGCAAAACATTTTCCTTTTCATTTGGTGGCAACCCTGGGTCTGACGCTGGAAATCCGTTTGGCTTTGATCTTGGTGATGTTTTTTCCAACAtgtttggtggtggtggatcaatGGGAGGCAACCAGCACGGTGGATTTGCTGGTTCTGCTGGACCCGGTGCAAGAACTTCCAGCCAGCATACAAACCCTGTCACCATTAAGGAGGTCACACTGCAAAGTTTCAACAAGGAAATAGCTGATCAAGGAATTAGTTGGATTTTGTTATTCTATACACAACAAGCAAAAGGTCGATTTGTGCTAGAAAGTATCCTGGAGGATGTGGCTCGTTCACTGGATGGTGCAGTAAGG GCTGGTAAGATAAATTGTGAGAAAGAAAAAGCTCTTTGCAAAAAAGCTGGTGTCTCAGTAGGAAAATCGGCTCGTCTCTTCATTTATTCGTACAGCACTACAGAGAAAGGGTCTTTGCATGAGTACTCTGGAGAAAATGATGCTAAGAGCCTGAAGATATTCTGTCAGGAACACCTGCCGAGATTCTCCAGAAGGGTAGACATTAGCCAATTTAGTTTCCCTTCACATGCCTTACCAAACCTTCCTCAAGTACTCTTACTGTCAACAAAGAAGGACACGCCAGCAATGTGGCGTGCTGTCAGTGGGATGTTCCGCAATCGCTTAATTTTCTATGATGCAGAG GTTCAGGATGTttctcttccactgctcaaacgaCTCGGTGTGAAAAATGTTCCAGCGCTTATTGGCCGGAACATTAATGGTGAGGAGCAACTTCTGAAGGATGGTATTTCAGTGAAAGATCTCCGATCTGGTATCAAAGAATTGAAGACTCTGCTCGAAGGTTTCGAGAAGAAGAATAAGAAGCTAGCATCAAATCAAGCAAAGAAACCTGAACCGATGGAAAACAAAATCCTTCTCCTCACAGCTTCTAATTTCCAGGAAACCTGTGGAGAGAAGGCTTCAGTATGTATCATTGGTGTTTTCAAGTCAAACAAAGCAAAAGAAAAGCTGGAGACCGTCCTGTCCGAG GTATCCCATAAGACTCTGATCCGTGGGCAGAGGTATAACTCTGGAAACGCAATTGCCTATGCCTTGTTGGACGGGAACAGACAATCTGCATTCCTGTCCTCGTTTGACAAGTCTGGATACCAGTCGTCTGACAATCTTCTGCTTGCCTACAAGCCTCGTCGTGGGAAGTTTGCCGTACATAATGGTGAGTTAACGATGGAAGAAGCTGAAAGATTTGTGGCTTCCGTCCTGAATGGAGACGTCCATTTGTCAGCAATCAGACAGAAGCCAGTTCTTAGGTAG